AGGCCGGCGGTGACTCCGTGATCCTCGTGCGCCGAGAGACCTCCCCCGAGGACCTGCCCGGCATGATCGCCGCCGCCGGCGTCCTCACCGCCCGGGGCGGCAAGACCTCGCACGCGGCCGTTGTCGCCCGTGGCATGGGCAAGTGCGCGGTCGTCGGCGCCGAGGACCTCGTCGTGGACGTGGCAAAGAAGCAGATCCGCGTCGGCGAGCACGTCATCAACGAGGGCGACACGCTCGCCATCGACGGCAAGACCGGTGAGGTCTTCCTCGGTGACGTGCACGTCGTCGACTCCCCCGTCATGACCTACATCTCCGAGGGCATGGACGCCGCGCTGGCGATCGCCGACGACGACGAGACCAAGGAGCTCCTCGACGCGGTCCACCGCCTGCTCACCCACGCCGACGCACGGCGCAGCCTGCGGGTGCGCGCGAACGCCGACACCGGCGAGGACGCCCAGCGCGCCCGTGACCGCGGCGCCGAGGGCATCGGCCTGTGCCGCACCGAGCACCAGTTCCTCGGTGAGCGGCGTCATCAGATCGAGCGCGTCGTGCTCGCCGACACCGACGAGGAGCGCGACGCCGCACTGGCGGAGTTGCTGCAGCCGCAGATCGCGGACTTCATCGACCTGCTCACGGCGATGGACGGACTCCCGACGACGATCCGGCTCATCGACCCGCCGCTGCACGAGTTCCTCCCCGACCTGACCGATCTCTCCGTCAAGGTCGCCCTGGCCGAGGAGCGCGGCGAGACCGGCGAGGAGGTCGACCGGGCCCGCAAACTGCTCGACGCCGTGCGCTCGATGCACGAGTCGAACCCGATGCTCGGGCTGCGCGGCGTGCGCCTCGGGCTGAAGATCCCGGGCCTCTTCGCGCTGCAGATCCGGGCGATCGCCGAGGCGGTCGTGCGGCTGCGCGAGGAGGGCAAGGACCCTCAGCCGGAGATCATGGTCCCGCTCATCGGCTCCAACCGTGAGCTGGTCATCGTCCGCGCCCAGGCGGAGAAGATCATCGCCGAGGTCGCCGAGGCCCACAACCAGTCGCTGGACCTGCCGATCGGCTGCATGATCGAGCTGCCGCGTGCGGCCCTGACGGCCAACCGCATCGCCCAGACGGCGGAGTTCATCTCCTTCGGCACCAACGACCTCACCCAGACGACGTGGGGCTTCTCCCGCGACGACGTCGAGACGGCGTTCTTCCCGAAGTACCTGGAGAACGGCGTGCTGACGATCTCCCCCTTCGAGACCCTCGACGCCCTCGGCGTCGGCGAGCTCGTGCGCATCGGCGTGGAGAAGGGCCGGGACACCAATCCCGACCTCAAGACCGGTGTCTGCGGTGAGCACGGTGGCGACCCCGAGTCGATCCACTTCTTCCACAACGCAGGCCTCGACTACGTCAGCTGCTCGCCCTTCCGCGTTCCCGTCGCGCGTCTCGAGGCCGGGCGTGCGGTCGTCCTCACCGACGACGTGGGGACGAAGTAGTCGGGTTGCCGCACCTGCCCCCTGTTTATCGGGTCACCCGATAAACCCCCGGTTCGCACGAGTTTCTTACTCAGGCGAACCGGGGGAAAGTCCAGCTGAGTCGCGCGGAACGGGGGAGTTCGCGCCCCGAGCCACATGACGAAGGGGGCTGCGCACCGTGCGGTGCGCAGCCCCCTTCGTCGATGGTCGGGTCAGACCCGGCCGGTCATGGCGAGAAGCAGGAAGACCAGGGATCGCCGTCAGGACGACGGTGCCCAGGACCGCGCCGAGGACCGCGGTGCCACGCAGCAGGGTCCGCGGGCGCCACGCGGGACGGACGAACATGCTCTCGCTGGGATCGCGTGCGGGCACCCGTACCGTCAGCAGCACCGAGACCGCGACGACGACTGCGGGGACGAGGACCATCGGCACGAGCGAGGGCCTCCCGGTCGACAGCTGCGTGAGCAGCTGGCTCCCCCAGGACCAGCCGTTGGCGCGCGTCGACGCCTCCCACACCGACCACCCGATCAGCCAGGTCAGCAGACCCGTCACCGGCAGCAGGAGGGCGGCCGCGACGAATCGCGCCCATCCCAGCCCACGCCACGCACACCACGTCACGATCCACAACCCGTGGACGAGGACCAATGCCGTGCACACGAGCACCAGCCGGGTCCCCGCAACAGGATCCCAGTTGGCCGGGTCCATCCGAAGCCGGCGAGCGCCGCCCAGAGGGCCGCGGCAGCAGCGAGGACGAAGGCGAGGCCGCTCCCGGCGATGATCACTGCGACGGGTTTCAGGACCTGCACACCGGCGACCCTAGCCGCGGCAACCCGATCGGACACGACGAAGGGCGCCGCACCGGGATCCGGTGGCAGCGCCCGTGACGAGGGATGGGGTCGGGCCGGCTGGC
Above is a window of Janibacter cremeus DNA encoding:
- the ppdK gene encoding pyruvate, phosphate dikinase, which encodes MFSDGDRDQKDLLGGKGANLAEMVKLGLPVPPGFTITTEACRAYLSEGRVPPEVRVEVTQRLRDVEDLIGRTLGDSEEPLLLSVRSGAKFSMPGMMDTVLNVGLNDDTVHSLASFSGDERFAWDSYRRLIQMFGKTVLDVDSEKFSDVLDRHKEEAGVTADVDLTADHLKQIVAEYKQIVQDETGAPFPQTPRRQVDLAIEAVFRSWNTERASLYRRRERIPDDLGTAVNVQAMVFGNLGDTSGTGVCFTRDPSSGHSGIYGDYLPNAQGEDVVAGIRNTLALTDLEDRDPTVYRELRTAMRRLETHYRDLCDIEFTVERGRLWMLQTRVGKRTAGAAFRVATQLVDEDLITMDEALERVTGEQLNQLLFPQFDRDAERSLIAVGMGASPGAAVGRVAFDNDSAEAAQAGGDSVILVRRETSPEDLPGMIAAAGVLTARGGKTSHAAVVARGMGKCAVVGAEDLVVDVAKKQIRVGEHVINEGDTLAIDGKTGEVFLGDVHVVDSPVMTYISEGMDAALAIADDDETKELLDAVHRLLTHADARRSLRVRANADTGEDAQRARDRGAEGIGLCRTEHQFLGERRHQIERVVLADTDEERDAALAELLQPQIADFIDLLTAMDGLPTTIRLIDPPLHEFLPDLTDLSVKVALAEERGETGEEVDRARKLLDAVRSMHESNPMLGLRGVRLGLKIPGLFALQIRAIAEAVVRLREEGKDPQPEIMVPLIGSNRELVIVRAQAEKIIAEVAEAHNQSLDLPIGCMIELPRAALTANRIAQTAEFISFGTNDLTQTTWGFSRDDVETAFFPKYLENGVLTISPFETLDALGVGELVRIGVEKGRDTNPDLKTGVCGEHGGDPESIHFFHNAGLDYVSCSPFRVPVARLEAGRAVVLTDDVGTK